A single Sandaracinaceae bacterium DNA region contains:
- a CDS encoding GNAT family N-acetyltransferase, translated as MSDRKKNKRAISVRPMSIDDLPSVYHLGAKLFRAGTFPSLYRTWDEFELVGFFASDWDTCFAAVDEEDALVGFVLGTVLEKRRSAWSYGWVVWIGVDPDAARGGVASKLLERVTEAFSELGCRILLADTDPANEKAVRFFEKHGFGNPREHVYLEKNLSSGKKAPVKKPKRGGGRVKPPPVRE; from the coding sequence GTGAGCGACCGCAAGAAGAACAAGCGCGCCATCTCGGTGCGCCCCATGAGCATCGACGACCTGCCGTCGGTCTATCACCTCGGCGCCAAGCTCTTTCGCGCGGGCACGTTCCCCAGCCTCTACCGGACCTGGGACGAGTTCGAGCTGGTCGGCTTCTTCGCGTCCGACTGGGACACCTGCTTCGCCGCGGTCGACGAGGAGGACGCGCTGGTCGGGTTCGTGCTCGGCACGGTGCTGGAGAAGCGGCGCAGCGCGTGGAGCTACGGCTGGGTGGTGTGGATCGGCGTCGACCCGGACGCGGCCCGCGGCGGCGTGGCGAGCAAGCTCCTCGAGCGCGTCACCGAGGCGTTCAGCGAGCTCGGCTGCCGCATCCTGCTCGCCGACACCGACCCGGCGAACGAGAAGGCGGTGCGCTTCTTCGAGAAGCACGGCTTCGGCAACCCGCGCGAGCACGTCTACCTGGAGAAGAACCTCTCGTCGGGGAAGAAGGCGCCGGTCAAGAAGCCGAAGCGCGGAGGGGGCCGCGTGAAGCCGCCCCCCGTGCGCGAGTAG
- a CDS encoding DUF1295 domain-containing protein, with product MNEEAVHFTLACVEIALAIPTVVALIWTTAPYGRHARDGWGPTIPARLGWVLMETPAVLLYVGIFALGEHRLETAPLSLLAFWQLHYVHRTFVFPFRMRADGKRMPLSIPLMAIVFNCLNAYVNARWISHLGSYPDAWLTDPRFVIGGAVFLVGMAINVHADTVLMNLRKPGETGYKIPKGGLYRFISSPNYFGEILEWTGWAIMTWSIAGVAFAVYTAANLAPRAFSNHRWYLEKFPDYPAERKALIPFVI from the coding sequence GTGAACGAAGAGGCAGTCCACTTCACCCTCGCCTGCGTCGAGATCGCGCTGGCCATCCCCACCGTGGTCGCGCTGATCTGGACGACCGCGCCGTATGGTCGCCACGCCCGGGACGGCTGGGGCCCCACCATCCCCGCGCGGCTCGGGTGGGTCCTCATGGAGACGCCCGCGGTGCTGCTCTACGTGGGGATCTTCGCCCTCGGTGAGCATCGCCTCGAGACGGCGCCGCTGAGCCTGCTCGCGTTCTGGCAGCTCCACTACGTGCACCGCACGTTCGTGTTCCCCTTCCGGATGCGGGCCGACGGCAAGCGCATGCCGCTGTCGATCCCGCTCATGGCGATCGTCTTCAACTGCCTCAACGCGTACGTGAACGCGCGCTGGATCAGCCACCTGGGAAGCTACCCCGACGCGTGGCTCACCGACCCGCGCTTCGTGATCGGCGGCGCGGTCTTCCTCGTGGGCATGGCCATCAACGTGCACGCCGATACCGTGCTGATGAATCTCCGGAAGCCCGGGGAGACCGGCTACAAGATCCCGAAGGGCGGCCTCTACCGCTTCATCTCGAGCCCGAACTACTTCGGCGAGATCCTCGAGTGGACGGGCTGGGCCATCATGACCTGGTCGATCGCGGGCGTGGCCTTCGCCGTCTACACCGCGGCCAACCTCGCGCCCCGCGCCTTCTCGAACCACCGCTGGTACCTCGAGAAGTTCCCCGACTACCCGGCCGAGCGCAAGGCGCTGATCCCCTTCGTGATCTGA
- the nhaA gene encoding Na+/H+ antiporter NhaA: MHLEDDLLDSEEELPPRLIDRLISPFQGFARHKLAGAVLLILSTVLAVVWANSPWAHAYHGLLHTPLGVSFADLELEKSLHHWINDGLMGIFFFLVGLEIKREVLAGELATVRKAALPAVAALGGMVVPAGIYVALNPSGPTASGWGIPMATDIAFALGVLALLGSRVPLGLKVFLTALAIVDDIGAVLVIAVFYTDSLSLFGLFAGVLFLAVAIAANALQVRNQLFYFLLGTLVWLAFLQSGVHATIAAILMAFTIPARTRIDGASFVAKAQSHLDRLKAVGVPHDRSMNTPQQQMILDKLTMRIEQASAPLQRLEHALNPLVTFVVLPVFALANAGVALDASLGQALTASVTLGVIGGLVIGKPIGIAVFAWIAVKVGVADLPRNVRWPQLWGVGLIGGIGFTMSLFIAGLAFDDAATLERAKVGILVASLLAGVIGYVLVRATSPGATEPSAKPEPAPAE; encoded by the coding sequence ATGCATCTCGAAGACGACCTGCTCGACTCCGAAGAGGAGCTGCCGCCGAGACTCATCGACCGGCTGATCTCTCCGTTCCAGGGCTTCGCGCGGCACAAGCTCGCGGGCGCCGTCCTGCTCATCCTGAGCACGGTGCTCGCGGTGGTGTGGGCGAACTCCCCATGGGCGCACGCCTACCACGGGCTGCTGCACACCCCGCTCGGGGTCTCGTTCGCCGACCTCGAGCTCGAGAAGAGCCTCCATCACTGGATCAACGATGGCCTGATGGGCATCTTCTTCTTCCTCGTCGGCCTCGAGATCAAGCGCGAGGTCCTGGCGGGCGAGCTGGCGACGGTGCGCAAGGCCGCGCTCCCTGCGGTGGCGGCGCTCGGCGGTATGGTCGTGCCGGCCGGGATCTACGTGGCCCTGAATCCGTCCGGCCCCACGGCGAGCGGGTGGGGCATCCCGATGGCGACCGACATCGCCTTCGCGCTCGGCGTGCTCGCGCTCCTCGGCTCGCGGGTGCCGCTGGGGCTGAAGGTCTTCCTGACCGCCCTCGCGATCGTCGACGACATCGGCGCCGTCCTGGTGATCGCGGTCTTCTACACCGACAGCCTCTCCCTCTTCGGGCTGTTCGCCGGAGTGCTCTTCCTCGCCGTCGCGATCGCGGCCAACGCGCTCCAGGTCCGCAATCAGCTGTTCTACTTCCTGCTCGGCACCCTCGTGTGGCTCGCCTTCCTCCAGAGCGGCGTGCACGCCACCATCGCCGCGATCTTGATGGCCTTTACCATCCCGGCTCGCACCCGCATCGACGGCGCGTCCTTCGTCGCGAAGGCCCAGTCTCACCTGGATCGCCTCAAGGCGGTGGGCGTCCCGCACGACCGCTCGATGAACACGCCCCAGCAGCAGATGATCCTCGACAAGCTGACCATGCGGATCGAGCAGGCGAGCGCGCCGCTGCAGCGCCTCGAGCACGCGCTCAACCCGCTGGTGACGTTCGTCGTGCTCCCCGTCTTCGCCCTCGCGAACGCGGGCGTCGCGCTCGACGCGTCCCTCGGGCAGGCGCTCACCGCCAGCGTGACCCTGGGCGTGATCGGTGGCCTCGTGATCGGCAAGCCCATCGGCATCGCGGTCTTCGCCTGGATCGCGGTGAAGGTCGGCGTGGCGGACCTGCCCCGCAACGTGCGCTGGCCGCAGCTCTGGGGCGTCGGTCTGATCGGCGGGATCGGCTTCACGATGAGCCTCTTCATCGCCGGGCTCGCCTTCGACGACGCGGCCACCCTCGAGCGCGCGAAGGTCGGCATCCTCGTCGCCTCGCTCCTCGCCGGCGTGATCGGCTACGTGCTCGTGCGCGCGACCTCGCCCGGGGCGACCGAGCCGAGCGCGAAGCCCGAGCCCGCGCCCGCCGAGTAG
- a CDS encoding M15 family metallopeptidase, with product MAWACGWACVAVSIPVALVASAQPLPPMCSGLDRSDGHGHFVARPDLLRPDASAGDALLTLVNRSPAGALPPDYAPDDLVDLDTGRPSRWYRCTPPRKQCMRRQAAAAYRAMAAAMRADGLRPIATSAFRAYRVQCSTFERWASRGGFCDATTVSALPGHSQHQLGTTVDLFTREWTDGGDKFRPGYGCSPGGRWLATHAHEHGFVLPYPLHPDYRRGEGCGAVEGGEERIDPRTGYRYEPWHLRYIGRAHAERFRARWEASGPGTPGEITLEQWLRERSGASDAVSAPVCDGCNCDRCATFADPGEGPCAQPALSLDPSGAPRAPAGPPRLRDARLVRDGRGLWLEATVDVPPNTLTQPPIVTPASGARFRRGHREAQLSDRAARAFPPIAGAWRLAIGFGDARHGWPWKAALVAPARPGNDNGAQARIPAAPGELSLRVSLEGVSPGTLMRVGLADEEEVRDVRRLTAP from the coding sequence ATGGCCTGGGCCTGTGGTTGGGCCTGCGTGGCGGTCTCGATCCCCGTCGCCCTGGTCGCGTCCGCGCAGCCGCTGCCTCCGATGTGCAGCGGCCTCGACCGGAGCGACGGGCACGGGCACTTCGTCGCCCGCCCGGATCTTTTGCGGCCCGACGCGAGCGCGGGGGACGCGCTGCTGACGCTCGTGAACCGCTCGCCGGCCGGGGCGCTGCCGCCGGACTACGCGCCGGACGATCTCGTCGACCTCGACACGGGGCGTCCGTCCCGTTGGTACCGCTGCACCCCACCTCGAAAGCAGTGCATGCGGCGCCAGGCCGCCGCCGCCTATCGCGCCATGGCGGCCGCGATGCGCGCGGACGGGCTCCGACCCATCGCCACCAGCGCGTTTCGCGCCTACCGCGTGCAGTGCTCGACCTTCGAGCGCTGGGCCAGCCGCGGCGGCTTCTGCGACGCGACCACCGTCAGCGCGCTCCCGGGGCACAGCCAGCACCAGCTCGGGACCACCGTCGACCTCTTCACCCGCGAGTGGACCGACGGCGGGGACAAGTTTCGCCCGGGCTACGGGTGCTCCCCGGGGGGCCGCTGGCTCGCCACCCACGCGCACGAGCACGGCTTCGTCCTGCCCTATCCGCTTCACCCCGACTACCGTCGCGGCGAAGGTTGCGGCGCGGTCGAGGGCGGCGAGGAGCGGATCGATCCGCGGACCGGCTACCGCTACGAGCCCTGGCACCTGCGCTACATCGGCCGCGCGCACGCGGAGCGCTTTCGCGCTCGCTGGGAGGCGAGCGGGCCGGGGACGCCGGGCGAGATCACCCTCGAGCAGTGGCTCCGCGAGCGGTCCGGCGCGAGCGACGCCGTGAGCGCGCCCGTGTGTGACGGATGCAACTGCGATCGCTGCGCGACCTTCGCTGACCCGGGAGAGGGGCCGTGCGCGCAGCCCGCGCTCTCCCTCGACCCGTCCGGCGCCCCGCGCGCCCCCGCCGGGCCTCCGCGCTTGCGCGACGCGCGCCTCGTCCGGGATGGTCGAGGGTTGTGGCTGGAGGCCACGGTCGACGTGCCGCCCAACACGCTGACCCAGCCCCCGATCGTGACGCCCGCGTCCGGCGCCCGGTTTCGACGGGGGCACCGCGAGGCGCAGCTCTCCGATCGCGCAGCGCGCGCTTTTCCCCCCATCGCGGGCGCCTGGCGGCTCGCCATCGGGTTCGGGGACGCCCGGCATGGGTGGCCCTGGAAGGCGGCGCTCGTCGCGCCCGCGCGCCCTGGAAACGACAACGGCGCGCAGGCGCGAATTCCGGCCGCGCCTGGTGAGCTGTCGTTGCGGGTCTCGCTGGAAGGCGTCTCACCTGGCACTCTGATGCGTGTGGGGCTCGCCGACGAAGAGGAAGTCCGGGACGTGCGGAGGTTGACCGCGCCGTGA